In Tiliqua scincoides isolate rTilSci1 chromosome 1, rTilSci1.hap2, whole genome shotgun sequence, the following are encoded in one genomic region:
- the BCLAF1 gene encoding bcl-2-associated transcription factor 1 isoform X2, with protein MGRSNTRSHSSRSKSRSQSSSRSRSRSHSRKKRYSSRSRSRTYSRSRSRDRVYTRDYRRDYRNNRGMRRPYGYRGRGRGYYPGGGGRYHRGGYRPVWNRRHSRSPRRGRSRSRSPKRRSVSSQRSRSRSRRSYRSSRSPRSSSSRSSSPYSKSPVSSKRRGSSEKQAKKTEGTALQDSPLKSKSQEEEKGTFEHDPSEPLDDFNKAAAASGDIWPGLSAYDNSPRSPHSPSIASPPSQSSSCSDAHLLSTVHSAKNTPQHSHSIQHSPERSRSGSLGNGSSRYSPSQNSPLHHIPSRRSPAKVVTLQNAPREETRTRSFYPEAGEQESAKGAKFLKRYTDEESRVYLLDRGNAREKDTQKERGSEKGRTEGEREWEDQEALEYYMDKESGKQKFNDSEGEDTEETEDYRQFRKSVLADQGKGFAASHRNTEEEGSKYKSKISMKANRESEGFRDDKSYKLKETTSYVVERPGAPKEKHKEDEKNSERMIKKETQSPEQVKSEKLKELFDYSPPLHKNLETREKSTFREESPLRIKMIASDSHRPEVKLKMAHVPLDDSNRPASLTKDRLLASTLVHSVKKEQEFRSIFDHIKLPQASKSTSESFIQHIVSLVHHVKEQYFKSAGMTLSERFTAYQKATEEHSTRQKSPEIHRRIDISPSTLKKHTRLAGEERAFKEDTKKGDKKLKCDAADLRHDIDRRRKERSKERGDSKGSRESSGSRKQEKIPKDYKDYKSYKDDSSREEKDGKKERDEEFKPHHEQKEYSGFAGPGRPRGTFFRIRGRGRARGVFAGTNTGPSNSNPTFQKRPKEEEWDPEYTPKSKKYFLHDDRDDGVDYWAKRGRGRGTFQRGRGRFNFKKSGSSPKWTHDKYQGDGLVEDEEETMENEEKERRKEEKE; from the exons ATGGGTCGTTCTAACACTAGATCACATTCTTCAAGATCGAAGTCCAGATCTCAGTCCAGTTCAAGATCAAGATCTAGATCACACTCTCGAAAAAAGAGATACAG TTCTAGGTCTCGGTCTAGGACATACTCTCGATCTCGCAGTAGAGATCGTGTTTATACTAGAGATTACCGCAGAGACTACAGAAATAATAGAGGAATGAGGCGTCCCTATGGTTATAGAGGAAGAGGTAGAGGATACTATCCAGGAGGTGGAGGTAGATATCATCGTGGAGGTTACAGACCAGTCTGGAACAGAAGACACTCTCGAAGCCCTAGGCGAGGCCGTTCACGTTCCAGAAGTCCAAAGCGAAGGTCGGTTTCTTCCCAGAGATCACGGAGCAGGTCTCGCCGATCCTACAGATCTTCCCGGTCTCCAAGATCCTCTTCATCCCGGTCTTCATCTCCATATAGCAAATCTCCTGTCTCTTCTAAAAGACGTGGGTCATCAGAAAAGCAAGCAAAGAAAACTGAGGGAACTGCTTTGCAAGATAGCCCATTAAAAAGCAAAtcacaggaagaagaaaaaggtaCATTTGAACATGACCCATCTGAGCCTCTAGATGACTTCAATAAAGCAGCAGCGGCTTCAGGTGATATTTGGCCTGGTCTTTCAGCATATGATAACAGTCCAAGGTCTCCCCATAGTCCTTCTATTGCCTCCCCACCTAGTCAGAGTTCTTCATGCTCTGATGCCCACTTACTCAGTACAGTTCACTCAGCAAAAAACACACCTCAACACTCGCATTCCATTCAGCATAGCCCTGAGAGGTCTAGGTCTGGTTCCCTTGGAAATGGTTCCAGTCGCTATAGCCCTTCCCAGAATAGCCCACTACATCACATTCCTTCACGGAGAAGCCCTGCAAAGGTGGTCACATTACAGAATGCTCCACGTGAGGAGACTCGCACACGCTCTTTTTATCCGGAAGCTGGAGAACAGGAAAGTGCAAAGGGTGCAAAATTTCTGAAAAG GTACACAGATGAAGAGTCTAGAGTATACCTACTTGATCGGGGTAATGCTAGGGAGAAAGATACCCAGAAGGAGCGAGGGTCAGAAAAAGGGAGgacagagggagaaagagaatgggaggaTCAGGAAGCTTTGGAATATTATATGGATAAAGAGTCTGGAAAACAAAAATttaatgactctgaaggggaggacaCAGAGGAGACGGAAGATTATAGGCAGTTCAGAAAGTCGGTTCTGGCAGATCAGGGTAAGGGTTTTGCTGCATCTCACCGGAATACTGAGGAAGAAGGCTCAAAGTACAAATCTAAAATCTCTATGAAGGCAAATAGAGAGAGTGAAGGATTTAGAGATGATAAAAGTTATAAACTCAAAGAGACAACTAGCTATGTAGTGGAGAGACCTGGTGCACCAAAAGAGAAGCACAAGGAAGATGAGAAAAATTCTGAGAGAATGATAAAAAAAGAAACCCAGTCACCTGAGCAGGTAAAGTCTGAGAAGCTCAAAGAACTATTTGATTATAGTCCTCCCCTACACAAGAATCTGGAAACGAGAGAAAAATCTACCTTCAGGGAGGAGAGCCCTCTTAGGATCAAAATGATAGCCAGTGACTCCCATCGACCCGAAGTAAAACTTAAAATGGCACATGTGCCACTTGATGATTCTAACAG ACCTGCTTCCTTGACTAAAGACAGGCTGCTTGCTAGTACACTTGTCCATTCAGTCAAGAAAGAGCAAGAGTTCCGATCCATCTTTGACCACATTAAACTACCGCAGGCCAGCAAAAGCACATCCGAGTCATTTATTCAGCACATTGTGTCCTTAGTCCATCACGTCAAAG AACAATATTTCAAGTCTGCAGGGATGACCCTAAGTGAGAGGTTCACTGCTTATCAGAAGGCTACTGAAGAACATAGTACTCGGCAAAAGAGTCCTGAAATACACAG GAGGATTGACATCTCTCCAAGTACCCTGAAGAAGCATACCCGTTTAGCGGGAGAAGAGAGAGCCTTTAAAGAAGATACCAAGAAA GGAGATAAAAAATTAAAGTGTGATGCTGCTGACCTTCGACATGACATCGACCGTCGTAGAAAAGAACGAAGTAAAGAACGAGGAGACTCTAAAGGCTCCAGGGAATCCAGTGGGTCAAGAAAGCAAGAGAAAATTCCAAAAGATTACAAAGATTATAAATCTTACAAAGATGACAG TTCCCGAGAAGAAAAAGACggcaagaaagaaagagatgaaGAGTTTAAACCCCATCATGAGCAGAAAGAATACTCGGGTTTTGCAGGACCTGGAAGACCTAGAGGCACATTT TTTCGAATCAGGGGCAGAGGAAGAGCCAGAGGCGTGTTTGCTGGAACAAATACTGGTCCCAGCAACTCAAACCCTACTTTTCAAAAGAGACcgaaggaggaggaatgggatcCTGAATATACCCCAAAAAGCAAGAAATACTTCTTG CATGATGACAGAGATGATGGTGTAGATTACTGGGCCAAAAGAGGAAGAGGCCGTGGCACTTTCCAGCGTGGCAGAGGAAGATTCAACTTCAAAAAATCAGGAAGCAGTCCAAAGTGGACTCATGACAAATACCAAGGGGATGGACTTGTGGAAGATGAAGAAGAAACAATGGAAAATGAAGAGAAAGAGAGACGTAAGGAAGAAAAG GAATAA
- the BCLAF1 gene encoding bcl-2-associated transcription factor 1 isoform X1, with protein sequence MGRSNTRSHSSRSKSRSQSSSRSRSRSHSRKKRYSSRSRSRTYSRSRSRDRVYTRDYRRDYRNNRGMRRPYGYRGRGRGYYPGGGGRYHRGGYRPVWNRRHSRSPRRGRSRSRSPKRRSVSSQRSRSRSRRSYRSSRSPRSSSSRSSSPYSKSPVSSKRRGSSEKQAKKTEGTALQDSPLKSKSQEEEKGTFEHDPSEPLDDFNKAAAASGDIWPGLSAYDNSPRSPHSPSIASPPSQSSSCSDAHLLSTVHSAKNTPQHSHSIQHSPERSRSGSLGNGSSRYSPSQNSPLHHIPSRRSPAKVVTLQNAPREETRTRSFYPEAGEQESAKGAKFLKRYTDEESRVYLLDRGNAREKDTQKERGSEKGRTEGEREWEDQEALEYYMDKESGKQKFNDSEGEDTEETEDYRQFRKSVLADQGKGFAASHRNTEEEGSKYKSKISMKANRESEGFRDDKSYKLKETTSYVVERPGAPKEKHKEDEKNSERMIKKETQSPEQVKSEKLKELFDYSPPLHKNLETREKSTFREESPLRIKMIASDSHRPEVKLKMAHVPLDDSNRPASLTKDRLLASTLVHSVKKEQEFRSIFDHIKLPQASKSTSESFIQHIVSLVHHVKEQYFKSAGMTLSERFTAYQKATEEHSTRQKSPEIHRRIDISPSTLKKHTRLAGEERAFKEDTKKGDKKLKCDAADLRHDIDRRRKERSKERGDSKGSRESSGSRKQEKIPKDYKDYKSYKDDSKQKREQDHSRSSSTSSPSSSSSSSREEKDGKKERDEEFKPHHEQKEYSGFAGPGRPRGTFFRIRGRGRARGVFAGTNTGPSNSNPTFQKRPKEEEWDPEYTPKSKKYFLHDDRDDGVDYWAKRGRGRGTFQRGRGRFNFKKSGSSPKWTHDKYQGDGLVEDEEETMENEEKERRKEEKE encoded by the exons ATGGGTCGTTCTAACACTAGATCACATTCTTCAAGATCGAAGTCCAGATCTCAGTCCAGTTCAAGATCAAGATCTAGATCACACTCTCGAAAAAAGAGATACAG TTCTAGGTCTCGGTCTAGGACATACTCTCGATCTCGCAGTAGAGATCGTGTTTATACTAGAGATTACCGCAGAGACTACAGAAATAATAGAGGAATGAGGCGTCCCTATGGTTATAGAGGAAGAGGTAGAGGATACTATCCAGGAGGTGGAGGTAGATATCATCGTGGAGGTTACAGACCAGTCTGGAACAGAAGACACTCTCGAAGCCCTAGGCGAGGCCGTTCACGTTCCAGAAGTCCAAAGCGAAGGTCGGTTTCTTCCCAGAGATCACGGAGCAGGTCTCGCCGATCCTACAGATCTTCCCGGTCTCCAAGATCCTCTTCATCCCGGTCTTCATCTCCATATAGCAAATCTCCTGTCTCTTCTAAAAGACGTGGGTCATCAGAAAAGCAAGCAAAGAAAACTGAGGGAACTGCTTTGCAAGATAGCCCATTAAAAAGCAAAtcacaggaagaagaaaaaggtaCATTTGAACATGACCCATCTGAGCCTCTAGATGACTTCAATAAAGCAGCAGCGGCTTCAGGTGATATTTGGCCTGGTCTTTCAGCATATGATAACAGTCCAAGGTCTCCCCATAGTCCTTCTATTGCCTCCCCACCTAGTCAGAGTTCTTCATGCTCTGATGCCCACTTACTCAGTACAGTTCACTCAGCAAAAAACACACCTCAACACTCGCATTCCATTCAGCATAGCCCTGAGAGGTCTAGGTCTGGTTCCCTTGGAAATGGTTCCAGTCGCTATAGCCCTTCCCAGAATAGCCCACTACATCACATTCCTTCACGGAGAAGCCCTGCAAAGGTGGTCACATTACAGAATGCTCCACGTGAGGAGACTCGCACACGCTCTTTTTATCCGGAAGCTGGAGAACAGGAAAGTGCAAAGGGTGCAAAATTTCTGAAAAG GTACACAGATGAAGAGTCTAGAGTATACCTACTTGATCGGGGTAATGCTAGGGAGAAAGATACCCAGAAGGAGCGAGGGTCAGAAAAAGGGAGgacagagggagaaagagaatgggaggaTCAGGAAGCTTTGGAATATTATATGGATAAAGAGTCTGGAAAACAAAAATttaatgactctgaaggggaggacaCAGAGGAGACGGAAGATTATAGGCAGTTCAGAAAGTCGGTTCTGGCAGATCAGGGTAAGGGTTTTGCTGCATCTCACCGGAATACTGAGGAAGAAGGCTCAAAGTACAAATCTAAAATCTCTATGAAGGCAAATAGAGAGAGTGAAGGATTTAGAGATGATAAAAGTTATAAACTCAAAGAGACAACTAGCTATGTAGTGGAGAGACCTGGTGCACCAAAAGAGAAGCACAAGGAAGATGAGAAAAATTCTGAGAGAATGATAAAAAAAGAAACCCAGTCACCTGAGCAGGTAAAGTCTGAGAAGCTCAAAGAACTATTTGATTATAGTCCTCCCCTACACAAGAATCTGGAAACGAGAGAAAAATCTACCTTCAGGGAGGAGAGCCCTCTTAGGATCAAAATGATAGCCAGTGACTCCCATCGACCCGAAGTAAAACTTAAAATGGCACATGTGCCACTTGATGATTCTAACAG ACCTGCTTCCTTGACTAAAGACAGGCTGCTTGCTAGTACACTTGTCCATTCAGTCAAGAAAGAGCAAGAGTTCCGATCCATCTTTGACCACATTAAACTACCGCAGGCCAGCAAAAGCACATCCGAGTCATTTATTCAGCACATTGTGTCCTTAGTCCATCACGTCAAAG AACAATATTTCAAGTCTGCAGGGATGACCCTAAGTGAGAGGTTCACTGCTTATCAGAAGGCTACTGAAGAACATAGTACTCGGCAAAAGAGTCCTGAAATACACAG GAGGATTGACATCTCTCCAAGTACCCTGAAGAAGCATACCCGTTTAGCGGGAGAAGAGAGAGCCTTTAAAGAAGATACCAAGAAA GGAGATAAAAAATTAAAGTGTGATGCTGCTGACCTTCGACATGACATCGACCGTCGTAGAAAAGAACGAAGTAAAGAACGAGGAGACTCTAAAGGCTCCAGGGAATCCAGTGGGTCAAGAAAGCAAGAGAAAATTCCAAAAGATTACAAAGATTATAAATCTTACAAAGATGACAG TAAACAAAAAAGAGAACAAGACCATTCTCGATCTTCCTCAACTTCCTCCCCATCTTCCTCCTCATCCAGTTCCCGAGAAGAAAAAGACggcaagaaagaaagagatgaaGAGTTTAAACCCCATCATGAGCAGAAAGAATACTCGGGTTTTGCAGGACCTGGAAGACCTAGAGGCACATTT TTTCGAATCAGGGGCAGAGGAAGAGCCAGAGGCGTGTTTGCTGGAACAAATACTGGTCCCAGCAACTCAAACCCTACTTTTCAAAAGAGACcgaaggaggaggaatgggatcCTGAATATACCCCAAAAAGCAAGAAATACTTCTTG CATGATGACAGAGATGATGGTGTAGATTACTGGGCCAAAAGAGGAAGAGGCCGTGGCACTTTCCAGCGTGGCAGAGGAAGATTCAACTTCAAAAAATCAGGAAGCAGTCCAAAGTGGACTCATGACAAATACCAAGGGGATGGACTTGTGGAAGATGAAGAAGAAACAATGGAAAATGAAGAGAAAGAGAGACGTAAGGAAGAAAAG GAATAA